A region from the Triplophysa rosa linkage group LG4, Trosa_1v2, whole genome shotgun sequence genome encodes:
- the ears2 gene encoding probable glutamate--tRNA ligase, mitochondrial isoform X1 codes for MFRSVLRKVTRHGVSRRFCTRVRFAPSPTGFLHLGGLRTALYNYLFAKQRGGTFILRLEDTDRTRLVPGAADAIEDMLEWAGMAPDESSRRGGDYGPYVQSERLELYTQAASSLLHTGHTYYCFCSNQRLELLKKEAQRNGHVPRYDNRCRHMHPEQIREKLERGVPHVIRFKLDTGAEPFQDLIFGWSRHEVAAVEGDPIILKADGFPTYHLANVVDDHHMRISHVLRGSEWLVSTSKHLQLFRALNWTPPVYAHLPLLLNRDGSKLSKRQQDIYIQSFREQGFFPETLLDIITHAGSGFSSNRIGRQLDELISEFNISKITTHSALLDLDQLADFNRIHLQRRIEDEGKRAMLVEKLRQFVLHTHESQIDDCAVLEAQYIQRVLQLRKGHICSLNELLGPVYSYLWIMPQVSRQQLEEVTSEAANIITAVIQLVGGQRSLTSTEMLNSELKLKSSKLKKTKYSIFMRVLRLALSAQQQGPSVAEMMISLGEQEVCARLQNALQYHL; via the exons ATGTTCAGATCCGTTTTAAGAAAAGTGACGCGACACGGTGTAAGCAGAAGATTCTGCACGCGCGTCAGATTCGCTCCGAGTCCCAcag gGTTTCTGCACCTCGGTGGTCTTCGCACTGCTCTCTATAACTATCTGTTTGCCAAACAGCGCGGTGGCACGTTTATTCTACGCCTCGAGGACACCGACCGGACACGACTGGTGCCAGGAGCCGCTGATGCCATCGAAGACATGCTGGAATGGGCAG GGATGGCGCCTGATGAAAGCAGCCGCCGTGGAGGAGATTACGGGCCGTACGTTCAGTCTGAAAGATTAGAGCTCTACACACAAGCGGCATCATCACTGCTACACACAGGACACACCTACTACTGCTTCTGCTCCAATCAGAGACTGGAGCTGTTAAAGAAAGAGGCTCAGAGGAATGGACATGTACCACG GTATGATAACCGGTGTCGACACATGCACCCAGAGCAGATCCGGGAGAAGCTGGAGCGAGGAGTCCCGCACGTCATTCGCTTTAAACTGGACACCGGCGCAGAGCCCTTTCAGGATCTGATCTTCGGTTGGAGCAGACACGAGGTAGCGGCGGTGGAGGGCGATCCCATCATACTGAAGGCGGACGGATTCCCCACGTACCACCTGGCAAACGTTGTGGACGATCATCACATGAGAATCAGTCACGTTCTACGCGGCTCCGAGTGGCTTGTGTCCACCAGTAAACATCTGCAGCTCTTCAGAGCGCTGAACTGGACTCCACCCGTTTACGCTCATCTGCCTCTGCTGTTGAACCGTGACGGAAGCAAACTGTCCAAGAGACAGCAAGACATTTACATCCAGAGCTTCAGAGAGCAGGGCTTCTTTCCTGAAACCTTACTGGACATCATCACTCACGCCGGCTCAGGATTCAGCA gtAATCGTATTGGTCGACAGCTGGATGAATTAATTAGTGAGTTTAACATTTCCAAGATCACAACACACTCCGCCCTGCTGGATCTGGACCAACTTGCAGATTTCAACAG GATTCATCTTCAGCGCAGGATCGAGGATGAGGGCAAACGTGCCATGCTGGTGGAGAAGCTGCGTCAGTTTGTTCTTCACACACACGAATCTCAAATCGACGACTGTGCCGTTCTAGAAGCGCAGTACATCCAGAGAGTTCTGCAGCTCAGGAAG GGTCACATCTGCTCATTAAATGAGCTGCTGGGCCCTGTGTATTCGTATTTGTGGATAATGCCACAAGTCTCCCGTCAGCAGCTGGAGGAAGTGACATCAGAGGCAGCAAACATCATAACAGCGGTCATACA GCTTGTTGGAGGTCAAAGGTCTCTGACGTCCACTGAAATGTTGAACTCTGAGCTGAAACTGAAGAGCAGCAAactgaagaaaacaaaatacagcATCTTCATGAGAGTGTTGAGACTGGCCTTGAGCGCAcagcag CAAGGTCCCAGTGTGGCGGAGATGATGATTTCTCTGGGAGAACAGGAGGTGTGTGCTCGTCTTCAGAACGCTTTACAATAtcacctttaa
- the ears2 gene encoding probable glutamate--tRNA ligase, mitochondrial isoform X2 → MFRSVLRKVTRHGVSRRFCTRVRFAPSPTGFLHLGGLRTALYNYLFAKQRGGTFILRLEDTDRTRLVPGAADAIEDMLEWAGMAPDESSRRGGDYGPYVQSERLELYTQAASSLLHTGHTYYCFCSNQRLELLKKEAQRNGHVPRYDNRCRHMHPEQIREKLERGVPHVIRFKLDTGAEPFQDLIFGWSRHEVAAVEGDPIILKADGFPTYHLANVVDDHHMRISHVLRGSEWLVSTSKHLQLFRALNWTPPVYAHLPLLLNRDGSKLSKRQQDIYIQSFREQGFFPETLLDIITHAGSGFSSNRIGRQLDELISEFNISKITTHSALLDLDQLADFNRIHLQRRIEDEGKRAMLVEKLRQFVLHTHESQIDDCAVLEAQYIQRVLQLRKGHICSLNELLGPVYSYLWIMPQVSRQQLEEVTSEAANIITAVIQLVGGQRSLTSTEMLNSELKLKSSKLKKTKYSIFMRVLRLALSAQQVPVWRR, encoded by the exons ATGTTCAGATCCGTTTTAAGAAAAGTGACGCGACACGGTGTAAGCAGAAGATTCTGCACGCGCGTCAGATTCGCTCCGAGTCCCAcag gGTTTCTGCACCTCGGTGGTCTTCGCACTGCTCTCTATAACTATCTGTTTGCCAAACAGCGCGGTGGCACGTTTATTCTACGCCTCGAGGACACCGACCGGACACGACTGGTGCCAGGAGCCGCTGATGCCATCGAAGACATGCTGGAATGGGCAG GGATGGCGCCTGATGAAAGCAGCCGCCGTGGAGGAGATTACGGGCCGTACGTTCAGTCTGAAAGATTAGAGCTCTACACACAAGCGGCATCATCACTGCTACACACAGGACACACCTACTACTGCTTCTGCTCCAATCAGAGACTGGAGCTGTTAAAGAAAGAGGCTCAGAGGAATGGACATGTACCACG GTATGATAACCGGTGTCGACACATGCACCCAGAGCAGATCCGGGAGAAGCTGGAGCGAGGAGTCCCGCACGTCATTCGCTTTAAACTGGACACCGGCGCAGAGCCCTTTCAGGATCTGATCTTCGGTTGGAGCAGACACGAGGTAGCGGCGGTGGAGGGCGATCCCATCATACTGAAGGCGGACGGATTCCCCACGTACCACCTGGCAAACGTTGTGGACGATCATCACATGAGAATCAGTCACGTTCTACGCGGCTCCGAGTGGCTTGTGTCCACCAGTAAACATCTGCAGCTCTTCAGAGCGCTGAACTGGACTCCACCCGTTTACGCTCATCTGCCTCTGCTGTTGAACCGTGACGGAAGCAAACTGTCCAAGAGACAGCAAGACATTTACATCCAGAGCTTCAGAGAGCAGGGCTTCTTTCCTGAAACCTTACTGGACATCATCACTCACGCCGGCTCAGGATTCAGCA gtAATCGTATTGGTCGACAGCTGGATGAATTAATTAGTGAGTTTAACATTTCCAAGATCACAACACACTCCGCCCTGCTGGATCTGGACCAACTTGCAGATTTCAACAG GATTCATCTTCAGCGCAGGATCGAGGATGAGGGCAAACGTGCCATGCTGGTGGAGAAGCTGCGTCAGTTTGTTCTTCACACACACGAATCTCAAATCGACGACTGTGCCGTTCTAGAAGCGCAGTACATCCAGAGAGTTCTGCAGCTCAGGAAG GGTCACATCTGCTCATTAAATGAGCTGCTGGGCCCTGTGTATTCGTATTTGTGGATAATGCCACAAGTCTCCCGTCAGCAGCTGGAGGAAGTGACATCAGAGGCAGCAAACATCATAACAGCGGTCATACA GCTTGTTGGAGGTCAAAGGTCTCTGACGTCCACTGAAATGTTGAACTCTGAGCTGAAACTGAAGAGCAGCAAactgaagaaaacaaaatacagcATCTTCATGAGAGTGTTGAGACTGGCCTTGAGCGCAcagcag GTCCCAGTGTGGCGGAGATGA
- the ears2 gene encoding probable glutamate--tRNA ligase, mitochondrial isoform X3 — translation MLEWAGMAPDESSRRGGDYGPYVQSERLELYTQAASSLLHTGHTYYCFCSNQRLELLKKEAQRNGHVPRYDNRCRHMHPEQIREKLERGVPHVIRFKLDTGAEPFQDLIFGWSRHEVAAVEGDPIILKADGFPTYHLANVVDDHHMRISHVLRGSEWLVSTSKHLQLFRALNWTPPVYAHLPLLLNRDGSKLSKRQQDIYIQSFREQGFFPETLLDIITHAGSGFSSNRIGRQLDELISEFNISKITTHSALLDLDQLADFNRIHLQRRIEDEGKRAMLVEKLRQFVLHTHESQIDDCAVLEAQYIQRVLQLRKGHICSLNELLGPVYSYLWIMPQVSRQQLEEVTSEAANIITAVIQLVGGQRSLTSTEMLNSELKLKSSKLKKTKYSIFMRVLRLALSAQQQGPSVAEMMISLGEQEVCARLQNALQYHL, via the exons ATGCTGGAATGGGCAG GGATGGCGCCTGATGAAAGCAGCCGCCGTGGAGGAGATTACGGGCCGTACGTTCAGTCTGAAAGATTAGAGCTCTACACACAAGCGGCATCATCACTGCTACACACAGGACACACCTACTACTGCTTCTGCTCCAATCAGAGACTGGAGCTGTTAAAGAAAGAGGCTCAGAGGAATGGACATGTACCACG GTATGATAACCGGTGTCGACACATGCACCCAGAGCAGATCCGGGAGAAGCTGGAGCGAGGAGTCCCGCACGTCATTCGCTTTAAACTGGACACCGGCGCAGAGCCCTTTCAGGATCTGATCTTCGGTTGGAGCAGACACGAGGTAGCGGCGGTGGAGGGCGATCCCATCATACTGAAGGCGGACGGATTCCCCACGTACCACCTGGCAAACGTTGTGGACGATCATCACATGAGAATCAGTCACGTTCTACGCGGCTCCGAGTGGCTTGTGTCCACCAGTAAACATCTGCAGCTCTTCAGAGCGCTGAACTGGACTCCACCCGTTTACGCTCATCTGCCTCTGCTGTTGAACCGTGACGGAAGCAAACTGTCCAAGAGACAGCAAGACATTTACATCCAGAGCTTCAGAGAGCAGGGCTTCTTTCCTGAAACCTTACTGGACATCATCACTCACGCCGGCTCAGGATTCAGCA gtAATCGTATTGGTCGACAGCTGGATGAATTAATTAGTGAGTTTAACATTTCCAAGATCACAACACACTCCGCCCTGCTGGATCTGGACCAACTTGCAGATTTCAACAG GATTCATCTTCAGCGCAGGATCGAGGATGAGGGCAAACGTGCCATGCTGGTGGAGAAGCTGCGTCAGTTTGTTCTTCACACACACGAATCTCAAATCGACGACTGTGCCGTTCTAGAAGCGCAGTACATCCAGAGAGTTCTGCAGCTCAGGAAG GGTCACATCTGCTCATTAAATGAGCTGCTGGGCCCTGTGTATTCGTATTTGTGGATAATGCCACAAGTCTCCCGTCAGCAGCTGGAGGAAGTGACATCAGAGGCAGCAAACATCATAACAGCGGTCATACA GCTTGTTGGAGGTCAAAGGTCTCTGACGTCCACTGAAATGTTGAACTCTGAGCTGAAACTGAAGAGCAGCAAactgaagaaaacaaaatacagcATCTTCATGAGAGTGTTGAGACTGGCCTTGAGCGCAcagcag CAAGGTCCCAGTGTGGCGGAGATGATGATTTCTCTGGGAGAACAGGAGGTGTGTGCTCGTCTTCAGAACGCTTTACAATAtcacctttaa
- the cdc37 gene encoding hsp90 co-chaperone Cdc37 — protein sequence MTTIDYSVWDHIEVSDDEDDTHPNIDTPSLFRWRHQARMERMEAFNQKGEELARSLAESKKKLAEVQRRLQELSVASTDDSKAGLSKAQAEEKQMKKEERSWQRKLDEHRQEEKKMPWNVDTLSKEGFSKSVVNVKPEVKEETEEEKEQKHKSFVEKNEKHIKHFGMLRRWDDSQKYLSDNPHLVCEETANYLVIMCIDLEVEEKHALMEQVAHQTIVMQFILELAKSLKVDPRGCFRQFFTKIKTADQQYQDAFNDELESFKGRVRGRAKIRIEKAMKEYEEEERQKRLGPGGLDPVEVYESLPSEMQKCFDDKDIQMLQDAISKMDPTEAKHHMKRCIESGLWVPNSRADEEADKDPEDGDEP from the exons ATGACGACCATCGATTACAGTGTGTGGGATCACATCGAGGTgtctgatgatgaagatgatacACACCCAAATATAGACACACCGAGTTTATTCCGCTGGAGACACCAG gctcGGATGGAGCGGATGGAGGCGTTCAATCAGAAGGGTGAGGAGCTCGCGAGATCTCTGGCGGAGAGTAAGAAGAAGCTGGCGGAGGTTCAGCGTCGCCTGCAGGAGCTCAGCGTCGCCTCCACAGACGACAGTAAAGCGGGACTCAGTAAAGCTCAGGCGGAGGAGAAGCAGATGAAGAAAGAGGAGAGATCCTGGCAGAGGAAGCTGGATGAGCATCGTCAGGAGGAGAAGAAGATGCCCTGGAACGTTGACACGCTCAGTAAAGAAGGGTTCAGTAAG AGCGTCGTCAACGTAAAACCTGAGGTGAAGGAGGAGACGGAAGAGGAGAAAGAGCAGAAACACAAAAGCTTTGTGGAGAAAAATGAGAAACATATCAAACACTTTG gtatgCTGCGGCGCTGGGATGACTCGCAGAAATATCTGTCTGATAATCCACACCTGGTGTGTGAAGAAACTGCCAATTACCTGGTGATCATGTGTATCGACCTCGAGGTGGAGGAG AAACACGCTCTCATGGAGCAGGTGGCTCATCAGACCATCGTCATGCAGTTTATTCTGGAGCTCGCCAAGAGTCTGAAGGTGGATCCACGAGGCTGCTTTCGCCAGTTCTTCACCAAAATCAAG acAGCAGATCAGCAATATCAGGATGCCTTTAATGACGAGCTGGAGTCGTTTAAGGGACGCGTGCGTGGCCGGGCCAAGATTCGCATTGAGAAAGCCATGAAAGAATATGAGGAGGAGGAACGTCAGAAGCGTCTCGGTCCCGGCGGTCTGGATCCTGTAGAGGTGTACGAGTCTCTGCCTTCG GAGATGCAGAAATGCTTTGATGACAAAGACATTCAGATGCTGCAGGACGCCATCAGCAAAATGGACCCAACG GAGGCGAAACATCACATGAAGCGCTGCATTGAATCGGGATTGTGGGTACCTAACTCCAGAGCAGACGAGGAAGCCGATAAAGATCCAGAGGATGGTGATGAACCGTAA